A single Haloglycomyces albus DSM 45210 DNA region contains:
- a CDS encoding 23S rRNA (adenine(2503)-C(2))-methyltransferase RlmN, with protein MTPDSTDTLALETYRRSIDGTIKYLWSLHDGQTVESVYLPLANRGAKGPSLCISSQVGCAVRCTFCATGENGLVRNLTCDEIVAQVETTLDHLGSIPEAFDVSFMGMGEPLHNLHAVTNAIRKLYANYSGNSDIHFSLSTIGITKRIYKLADFEHPVALQVSLHGPTDQIRESLIPERSRGSISDLFNAIRHYAIKRDTMVNLNYLLFDNLNDTPECAAQLINLLADKPHVRLKLSHYNPIEGNDLNPASSVRKRRFMDLCAQRGLHVFDWESMGVDISGGCGQLRSSSYDDLTA; from the coding sequence ATGACACCGGACAGTACTGACACTCTGGCACTAGAAACATATCGCCGCTCCATCGACGGCACCATCAAATACCTCTGGTCACTACACGATGGTCAAACAGTCGAAAGCGTGTACCTACCCCTCGCCAATCGGGGAGCCAAAGGACCATCCCTCTGCATCTCCAGTCAGGTCGGATGCGCCGTGCGCTGCACCTTCTGTGCTACTGGGGAGAACGGCCTCGTCCGTAACCTCACCTGCGACGAGATCGTGGCCCAAGTAGAAACAACCCTCGACCACCTCGGTTCGATCCCCGAAGCGTTTGATGTCAGTTTTATGGGGATGGGCGAGCCACTGCACAACCTTCACGCCGTCACGAACGCCATCAGGAAACTGTATGCGAACTACTCGGGCAACTCCGACATCCATTTCAGCCTCTCGACAATCGGCATCACGAAAAGGATCTATAAATTGGCCGACTTCGAACATCCGGTCGCATTGCAAGTATCACTGCACGGCCCCACCGACCAGATCCGTGAAAGCCTCATTCCCGAACGCAGCCGGGGCAGCATTTCTGACCTCTTTAACGCGATCCGGCACTATGCGATCAAACGCGACACGATGGTAAACCTCAACTATCTGCTTTTCGACAATCTCAACGACACACCTGAATGCGCCGCACAACTAATCAACCTCCTCGCCGACAAACCACACGTCAGGCTGAAGCTCTCCCATTACAACCCCATCGAAGGAAATGATCTCAACCCAGCAAGCAGCGTTCGGAAGCGACGATTCATGGACCTATGCGCCCAACGCGGGCTGCACGTCTTCGATTGGGAGAGCATGGGGGTAGACATCTCTGGCGGCTGTGGACAGCTAAGATCGTCATCATATGACGACTTAACGGCATGA
- the tyrS gene encoding tyrosine--tRNA ligase produces MSRLYQSVQKAQKLLRSANLDTPQIAAELLELSHYRRDLDLSDLTPTEQAALISNRSVQILPSDDDLSARIAAAGESGITVKFGIDPTGAEIHLGHAVPMIVLSRFQRMGHNIVFIVGDITASIGDPSGRSDERPALTAEDIANNLASYQDQVSPFFDFSQAQFRKNSEWLADIKLPELLGTLSHIPTSMSLQREDFRNRLDAGHGLALSEFIYSVVMAIDSQKITADVELGGMDQLLNMQMGRKVMEISGQAPQLVVAMPLIEGTDGTGTKMSKSKDNYIPLTLAASDTFGRIMSIPDRLTLPYMRAWTEWTEPEIEDFEEACTEGRLHPMSLKKLLAADVVAVMHGKSAAIEARREFESRFSRRRFAALNDIPVINLTEHTDSSLSHLLVDVLAFASSKGEVRRIAKGGGLKIVWETNSDQQTDRLTERQINNSLTSIVKPPEEDSEAVAYVKMGRRLARITT; encoded by the coding sequence ATGTCTCGTCTCTACCAATCTGTTCAGAAAGCTCAGAAGCTCCTCCGTAGCGCTAATCTCGACACCCCTCAGATTGCTGCTGAACTGCTTGAACTGTCCCATTATCGCCGTGACCTCGACCTTTCCGACCTCACTCCTACTGAGCAGGCCGCATTGATATCCAACCGGTCCGTCCAAATTCTCCCCAGCGACGATGACCTATCAGCTCGCATAGCAGCAGCAGGCGAGTCTGGGATAACTGTCAAATTTGGTATTGACCCGACTGGTGCCGAAATCCACCTCGGACACGCCGTCCCCATGATCGTCCTCTCTCGGTTCCAACGCATGGGGCACAACATCGTGTTCATCGTCGGAGACATTACTGCCAGCATCGGAGACCCATCCGGCCGCTCCGATGAACGACCGGCCCTCACTGCCGAAGACATCGCCAACAACCTCGCCAGCTACCAAGATCAAGTGAGCCCATTTTTCGACTTTTCACAAGCGCAGTTTCGCAAAAATTCCGAATGGCTAGCTGATATCAAACTCCCCGAACTGCTGGGGACTCTCTCCCACATTCCGACCTCCATGTCACTCCAACGCGAAGACTTCCGCAACCGTCTAGACGCCGGTCACGGTCTCGCTCTCTCGGAGTTCATATACTCCGTCGTCATGGCGATCGACTCGCAGAAGATCACCGCCGACGTCGAGCTAGGGGGAATGGATCAACTACTCAACATGCAAATGGGACGCAAAGTCATGGAGATTAGCGGACAAGCCCCCCAACTTGTTGTGGCGATGCCGCTCATCGAAGGGACCGATGGGACCGGCACGAAGATGAGCAAGAGTAAGGACAACTACATTCCCTTGACGTTGGCGGCCAGCGATACCTTCGGGCGCATCATGTCCATCCCCGACCGCCTGACCCTTCCTTACATGCGAGCATGGACGGAATGGACCGAACCCGAGATCGAAGATTTCGAGGAGGCCTGCACTGAGGGGCGACTCCATCCTATGAGTCTGAAAAAACTGTTGGCCGCCGACGTCGTGGCCGTTATGCACGGCAAATCAGCGGCCATAGAGGCACGACGGGAATTTGAATCCAGATTCTCACGTCGCCGGTTTGCAGCCCTTAACGATATACCCGTTATCAACCTAACCGAGCACACCGATTCTTCGCTATCGCACCTTTTGGTCGACGTCCTTGCGTTCGCTTCCAGCAAAGGCGAAGTCCGTCGCATCGCTAAAGGCGGCGGACTTAAGATCGTCTGGGAAACGAACAGCGACCAACAGACCGATAGACTCACCGAACGCCAGATCAACAACAGTCTCACGTCCATAGTCAAACCCCCAGAAGAAGACTCCGAGGCAGTTGCCTATGTGAAAATGGGACGACGGCTAGCGCGGATCACGACCTGA
- a CDS encoding class I SAM-dependent methyltransferase: protein MIDKIGNRKPVRILDIGCGKGDITKRLRIEFPEAEVIGLDVSEGIMDDLEPPVVVGDAQHLPWDNDSFDVVLAMHMIYHIENINQGLAEMVRVLAPGGVLITSTNAADDKQELDDLWKSATYTVLNMVDPPGRIKLSGRFELDSAAEALEKHLAHVEVTELNGIIEVDGSAPVIDHFGSYKSFADSRDLPFDPILNEIHKQLSETIDRDGSFRIRCRNGIVTGLKSGS from the coding sequence GTGATCGACAAAATCGGGAACCGAAAGCCGGTGAGGATCCTCGACATTGGTTGCGGCAAGGGAGATATTACGAAGAGACTGCGGATCGAATTCCCCGAGGCCGAAGTTATCGGACTCGACGTATCTGAAGGCATCATGGACGACCTCGAACCGCCCGTTGTTGTCGGGGACGCCCAGCACCTCCCGTGGGACAATGACTCGTTCGATGTCGTCCTTGCCATGCACATGATTTATCACATTGAAAACATCAACCAGGGCCTCGCGGAAATGGTCCGTGTGTTGGCTCCCGGCGGCGTGTTGATTACCTCCACCAACGCTGCCGACGATAAGCAAGAACTCGACGACCTTTGGAAATCGGCGACCTACACCGTCCTCAACATGGTGGACCCGCCCGGACGGATTAAGCTCTCTGGTCGGTTCGAATTGGACTCAGCAGCGGAGGCATTGGAAAAGCACTTGGCACACGTTGAAGTCACCGAGCTAAACGGAATTATTGAGGTCGACGGCTCAGCACCAGTTATAGATCATTTCGGATCCTACAAGTCCTTCGCTGATAGTCGTGACCTCCCATTTGATCCCATCTTGAACGAAATCCATAAACAACTGAGTGAGACAATCGACCGCGACGGTAGCTTTAGGATCAGGTGTCGGAATGGGATTGTGACTGGACTCAAATCGGGATCGTAA
- a CDS encoding ATP-dependent nuclease, with amino-acid sequence MRIRQLRVKGFQSFGPEPRTIDLEDITYILGPNGSGKTVVLEALSRLFSPIHVQRKIRVEDFHVPFDRDKGAVQEEEPTLWIEVDIEFPEAGDNKVNPTVPSFFPYMAIKSENDVPRIRVRLTAQIARDGEVEERLEYVLRAGEEDDEPIETATMSRYDRAEIEVHYLPARRDPADHISYATASLIGRVLRATDWSSEREPLTDLMSKVTDTVAGNDAVSSIGERLAREWSGLHTGAFFKDPSIAFGRGELEDVLRQLTVMFSPSHSATALPFERLSDGQKSLLYISLVLAWQSLAQRVLSCEETSFDPTRLRPPVHTIIALEEPENSLAPQYLGRIIRQLRNACDHGNVQVLVATHAPTMLRRVDPESICFLRLNDARESIVRRIVLPDDDQVAAKYVREAVQAFPELYFSRLVVLGEGDSEQVVLPRVLAAAGIAEDDASVSVVPLGGRHVNHFWRLLSELEVPYVTLLDLDSGRWQGGWGRVRYAMKKVNEVHEQPPFEPGVINGLPEWNDKGGFPQINDPKYPVGRDPLNELENCDVFFSHPVDLDMMLLKAFPGKYEVTPETPSTSTIRAVLGKNHVNEYQLDDDVWKLFPCYDAKFGRKSKPATHLRAMSGLDDKELLGHLPAVLDRLVNRVKEKLKELPE; translated from the coding sequence ATGAGGATTCGCCAGCTCCGTGTTAAAGGGTTCCAGTCGTTTGGACCGGAGCCGAGAACGATTGATCTCGAGGACATTACCTATATCCTAGGGCCCAACGGGTCGGGTAAGACGGTAGTGCTCGAAGCGCTGTCCCGCCTGTTCAGCCCGATCCACGTGCAGCGTAAGATCCGAGTAGAGGACTTCCATGTCCCGTTTGATCGTGACAAGGGTGCGGTTCAGGAGGAGGAGCCGACTCTTTGGATCGAGGTAGATATTGAGTTCCCGGAGGCCGGCGATAACAAGGTAAATCCCACCGTTCCATCTTTCTTCCCGTACATGGCTATCAAGTCAGAGAATGACGTACCTCGCATCCGAGTGCGTTTGACAGCCCAAATTGCTCGCGATGGTGAGGTAGAGGAGCGACTGGAATACGTCCTCCGGGCAGGTGAGGAGGATGATGAGCCGATTGAAACGGCTACGATGTCACGCTATGACCGTGCTGAAATCGAAGTTCATTATCTGCCAGCTCGACGCGATCCCGCTGACCACATTTCTTACGCCACAGCATCACTCATCGGTCGGGTATTGCGGGCAACCGACTGGAGTTCGGAGCGAGAACCGCTAACTGACCTGATGTCTAAGGTGACGGATACAGTGGCGGGCAACGATGCAGTCTCAAGCATCGGCGAACGGCTGGCACGCGAGTGGTCTGGTCTCCACACGGGCGCTTTCTTTAAAGACCCATCGATCGCCTTTGGCCGTGGAGAGCTGGAAGACGTTCTTCGTCAGTTGACGGTGATGTTCTCACCATCACACAGTGCTACCGCGCTGCCATTCGAACGTTTGAGTGATGGACAAAAGTCCCTACTGTATATTTCACTTGTGCTGGCATGGCAGAGTCTGGCACAACGGGTCCTAAGCTGCGAAGAGACATCATTCGATCCAACGCGCCTACGACCTCCTGTGCACACGATCATTGCACTGGAAGAGCCTGAAAACAGCCTTGCACCACAATATCTTGGCAGAATTATCCGCCAGCTTCGCAATGCATGTGACCATGGTAATGTGCAGGTGCTGGTCGCGACTCACGCTCCGACGATGCTGCGTCGGGTGGACCCCGAGTCGATCTGTTTCCTGAGGCTCAATGATGCCCGTGAGTCGATTGTGCGTCGAATAGTCTTGCCTGATGATGACCAAGTGGCAGCTAAGTACGTGCGTGAGGCAGTTCAAGCCTTCCCAGAGTTGTATTTTTCGCGACTGGTCGTCCTTGGTGAAGGTGACAGTGAACAGGTTGTTCTGCCACGTGTTCTCGCCGCTGCAGGTATTGCTGAAGATGATGCATCGGTTTCGGTCGTCCCTCTTGGAGGACGTCATGTCAATCATTTTTGGCGTCTGCTTAGTGAACTTGAGGTTCCATATGTAACCTTGCTTGACCTAGACTCGGGACGCTGGCAGGGCGGCTGGGGTCGCGTTCGTTATGCGATGAAGAAGGTAAATGAGGTTCATGAGCAGCCTCCCTTCGAACCAGGGGTGATCAACGGCTTGCCGGAGTGGAATGACAAAGGCGGCTTCCCCCAGATCAACGATCCGAAGTATCCGGTGGGGCGAGATCCGCTTAATGAACTCGAAAATTGTGACGTGTTCTTCTCTCATCCCGTCGATCTCGATATGATGCTCCTTAAAGCGTTTCCGGGAAAGTACGAAGTCACGCCTGAGACGCCTTCAACGTCAACGATCAGGGCGGTACTGGGCAAAAACCACGTCAACGAGTACCAACTTGATGACGACGTATGGAAATTGTTCCCCTGCTACGACGCAAAATTTGGTCGCAAGAGCAAACCTGCTACACATTTGAGAGCGATGTCGGGGCTCGACGACAAGGAGCTCTTGGGCCATCTTCCTGCTGTACTCGACAGGCTCGTAAACCGTGTGAAGGAGAAACTTAAGGAGTTGCCCGAGTGA
- a CDS encoding zinc-dependent alcohol dehydrogenase translates to MTTDVSLGRWKVTADEITWESQKKPPIAHPGTRTVRVIHCGICGSDLAKLSARPYRAHSSGAWTPGHEMVIEDLNGQPAAVNPLIPCQRCTHCSHGDIHLCPGLKRIGWDYPGGFATHINIPDSNIVPLPYELTDIAVLADTLATAIHSLHCARSRANTKSIAIIGTGPLAVATVAVAHLQGWSTVAVVGRHRERLDTINPLVGAELALTGMLPTGAFDLVVDAASGTSTQPLEEALRIIRPGGEIVVLNAYQPGLQLNTPLRSVFSRSITLTGSYSHCRNHGSDFLHALRLLQKHPQWANKLMTHRLAMSELPRALSGHASKPSIKTVLTNEGNQ, encoded by the coding sequence ATGACCACTGACGTCTCACTTGGCAGGTGGAAGGTCACTGCCGACGAAATCACCTGGGAGTCCCAGAAAAAACCACCGATTGCTCACCCGGGTACACGCACCGTCCGTGTTATCCACTGCGGTATATGCGGAAGTGACCTCGCTAAACTATCAGCCCGCCCCTATCGTGCCCACTCCTCCGGCGCTTGGACACCCGGCCACGAAATGGTCATTGAAGACCTCAACGGACAGCCTGCCGCCGTCAATCCACTCATCCCATGCCAACGATGTACCCACTGTTCCCACGGGGACATTCATCTATGCCCCGGACTCAAACGCATCGGCTGGGACTACCCCGGAGGATTCGCCACCCACATCAATATCCCCGACTCTAATATCGTCCCTCTTCCATACGAGCTGACGGACATCGCAGTACTAGCCGACACCCTCGCCACTGCCATCCACAGTCTCCACTGCGCACGATCGCGAGCCAACACCAAATCAATCGCCATTATAGGAACCGGACCACTGGCTGTGGCCACCGTCGCCGTTGCTCACCTTCAAGGTTGGAGTACCGTAGCCGTCGTCGGACGACACCGCGAACGCCTTGACACGATTAACCCACTGGTCGGCGCTGAACTCGCATTGACCGGCATGCTACCCACCGGAGCTTTCGACCTGGTCGTCGACGCCGCGTCAGGAACGTCAACGCAACCGCTGGAAGAGGCCCTGCGCATTATCCGGCCCGGAGGGGAAATAGTCGTCCTCAACGCCTACCAACCTGGCCTGCAACTCAATACGCCACTGCGATCCGTCTTCTCCCGATCAATCACTCTCACCGGATCCTACAGCCACTGCCGCAACCACGGAAGCGACTTCCTTCACGCATTGCGCCTGCTCCAGAAGCACCCGCAATGGGCGAACAAACTGATGACACACCGCCTGGCCATGTCCGAACTCCCTCGCGCTCTCAGTGGACACGCCAGCAAACCCAGCATCAAAACCGTTTTGACCAATGAGGGGAACCAATGA
- a CDS encoding UvrD-helicase domain-containing protein, giving the protein MIRSEYWQPVGGLELEPNALRAVTMVEDNAIVTAGPGAGKTELLAQRADFLFRTGVSWHPRRILAISFKVDAAWNLRDRVRTRSGGQYAARFDSFTFHAFAKTLIGNYRPILRGADALDPDFTIDAAYRIPRRQITFEDLIPLAHVIVANSQYARAALRQTYSHVFLDEFQDATKSQYELVKAIFQNTDSVLTAVGDDKQRIMGWAGALDGIMNTFSNDFDAAPLQLLQNFRSAPRLRRMQNRMIRDMDPSAASPDENLAGSEGTIQVLHFKDQIKEAEAVANRVEGWLAADVPPNEIAILVRQQSKFVTETLREELYQRNIAYRNEQVNQDRASEPVVALIFNFVRVVVSDRHPDAWSELMRVSARTSVSEEAALRFDRQLKQFLQDARVRVGAACFASGDLSAWRPVIFEFLKLVSRPALAALSPAYRQGKRLDDVVEDALEAFGSELVIAGDPIQAIKQLSDLDAVRILNIHKCKGLEFQKVVVLGVEQELFWGDDSESEFFVAISRAKEELFLTHVDYRARPNLPAKSFWREVRSACSTFLAYADGLTDRNLSN; this is encoded by the coding sequence GTGATCCGTTCGGAGTACTGGCAGCCAGTCGGTGGTTTGGAGCTGGAACCGAATGCTCTGCGTGCTGTGACTATGGTAGAAGACAACGCCATCGTCACAGCTGGCCCTGGGGCCGGAAAGACTGAGTTGCTTGCCCAACGTGCGGACTTTCTCTTCCGTACCGGAGTTAGTTGGCATCCACGTCGTATACTAGCGATCTCATTCAAGGTAGATGCGGCGTGGAACTTGAGGGATCGCGTCCGCACTCGGTCTGGTGGGCAATATGCGGCACGTTTTGACAGTTTCACGTTTCATGCCTTCGCTAAGACCTTGATCGGCAACTATCGTCCAATATTGAGAGGTGCTGACGCTCTCGATCCGGACTTCACGATCGACGCAGCTTATCGAATTCCACGTAGGCAGATCACCTTCGAAGATCTGATTCCGCTGGCGCACGTCATCGTCGCCAATAGCCAATACGCTCGTGCCGCCCTTCGCCAGACCTACAGCCATGTTTTCCTCGACGAATTCCAAGATGCGACCAAGAGTCAGTACGAATTGGTCAAAGCTATCTTCCAGAACACGGATTCAGTTTTGACCGCAGTCGGCGACGACAAGCAGCGCATCATGGGATGGGCTGGCGCACTCGATGGAATCATGAATACCTTTTCCAATGACTTCGACGCGGCTCCGTTGCAGCTGCTTCAGAACTTCAGATCCGCGCCGCGTCTTCGCCGGATGCAGAACCGTATGATCAGGGACATGGATCCCTCTGCAGCCAGCCCCGATGAAAATCTCGCTGGGAGTGAGGGCACGATCCAAGTCCTCCACTTCAAAGACCAGATCAAGGAAGCTGAGGCAGTTGCCAACCGTGTTGAAGGGTGGCTCGCGGCAGATGTGCCGCCAAACGAAATCGCGATCCTCGTTCGACAGCAGTCTAAATTTGTTACCGAAACGCTTAGGGAAGAACTGTACCAGCGTAATATTGCATACCGAAATGAGCAGGTCAACCAAGATCGTGCTTCAGAGCCAGTTGTGGCCCTGATCTTTAACTTCGTCCGGGTTGTCGTTTCTGACCGGCATCCGGACGCCTGGTCAGAGCTCATGAGGGTATCGGCACGCACCAGTGTTTCCGAAGAGGCAGCCCTTCGATTCGACAGGCAACTCAAGCAGTTCCTGCAGGATGCGCGAGTGAGGGTTGGAGCTGCATGTTTTGCGAGCGGGGACCTCAGTGCTTGGCGTCCAGTCATTTTCGAGTTCCTAAAACTAGTGTCCCGCCCCGCACTCGCCGCGCTTTCACCTGCTTACCGGCAAGGTAAGCGCCTCGATGACGTTGTCGAAGATGCGCTGGAGGCCTTCGGCTCGGAACTTGTGATTGCAGGGGACCCAATTCAAGCAATAAAACAACTGAGCGATCTTGACGCTGTGCGGATACTTAATATCCACAAATGTAAGGGCCTGGAGTTTCAGAAAGTCGTCGTGCTAGGTGTCGAACAGGAATTGTTCTGGGGAGACGACTCAGAGTCGGAGTTCTTCGTAGCTATCTCCAGAGCAAAAGAAGAACTTTTTCTTACACATGTAGATTACAGAGCACGACCGAATTTGCCAGCGAAGTCCTTTTGGCGCGAAGTGCGTAGTGCATGCAGTACGTTTCTGGCCTATGCCGACGGGTTGACTGATCGGAACCTGTCGAACTAA
- a CDS encoding radical SAM protein, with the protein MVLGWMAYVGSSRWERDVLIVVEAVVGRNDRRLHCYRTESRIGVQHRFRVRSFRRSSIVATLMLTPIERAAMSTVDGPEIVHFLLNTDCNAWDLNSAEDSPGVCKFCYRDRNRISSDPATVRRVLDAVAAVPQVRRIVFTGGDPLMPYDNHITAALRHAKDLGFETNVHTNGLLLSQQHSAIAPWIDVVTLALDGPNAATADWFRGGRLFRTVLGQYRASPKG; encoded by the coding sequence ATGGTGCTGGGGTGGATGGCATACGTCGGCTCCTCCCGTTGGGAACGTGATGTCCTCATCGTCGTCGAAGCCGTCGTCGGCCGGAATGATCGGAGACTGCACTGCTACCGCACTGAATCCCGCATAGGAGTGCAGCACCGATTCAGAGTCAGATCGTTCCGCCGCTCCTCGATCGTTGCAACCCTGATGTTGACTCCAATCGAAAGGGCCGCAATGTCTACAGTAGATGGACCGGAGATCGTCCATTTTCTTTTGAATACTGACTGCAACGCATGGGACCTTAATTCCGCTGAGGATTCGCCGGGTGTCTGCAAGTTCTGCTACCGGGATCGCAACCGCATCTCATCCGATCCTGCGACAGTGCGCCGTGTGCTCGACGCTGTAGCCGCCGTCCCCCAAGTAAGACGTATTGTATTCACCGGTGGTGACCCACTCATGCCATATGACAACCACATCACCGCTGCGCTACGACACGCTAAAGACCTTGGTTTCGAAACGAATGTCCATACCAACGGTCTCCTTCTAAGCCAACAACATTCCGCCATTGCTCCATGGATCGACGTCGTGACTCTGGCGCTTGACGGACCCAACGCCGCCACAGCCGACTGGTTTCGGGGGGGACGGCTATTTCGAACGGTTCTGGGACAATATCGAGCTTCTCCAAAAGGGTAA